The following proteins are encoded in a genomic region of Alnus glutinosa chromosome 8, dhAlnGlut1.1, whole genome shotgun sequence:
- the LOC133874907 gene encoding zinc finger protein BRUTUS-like At1g74770 produces MEADDDDDVFPVVEPLAGVSLSDAPILLFVCFHKALRSELAYLRRAAAEASEEAESESHGRELVLEILRRFEFLKLVYKYHSATEDEVIFLALDVHVKNVACTYSLEHESIDDLFDSIFHCLEVLLEEKKKYISKAFQELICSISTIQTSICQHMLKEEEQVFPLLMQKFSSEEQGSLVWQFICSVPVMLIEEFFPWMISFLSPEEQVDVTHCIKEIVPREKSLQEVVVSWLGNNNQLSSGTYTRTGKGVKCPDGSADMRRILKLHSSRSSFCENWNWIKACCIQKDLGNNPIDCLNLWHGAIMKDFQEILEELYQLRSSSSFSNLHSITIQLKFLADILSFYSNALKKYFYPVLNQLGNGCLSTSNEEFPWGSQIEGLQLLLQYNAQNGITLCKFLEKLSTELESFVLGVRKQFAFQELEVLPIISKKCCHEMQQRLLYMSLNTMPLGLLKSAITWFSVHLSENESRSILRSIKQGDSFVNKSFASLLQKWFQLGYSGKTSVEKFREDLQNIFKSRCSFLSDQIKDASGSSSLHSDMQLPEGSNPRPTEGKNCFSSSSSPHTAKKYETLYSSAINLHIFSPRTIKMVHPFPKFPGDKSCSSSIINEPKPVDLIFFFHKALKKDLEYLVFGSAQLADNVGLLMDFRRRFHLIRFLFQIHSDAEDEVAFPALEAKGKVPNISHSYTIDHKLEVEHFSRISLILDKMYELQVSVSSVDSNTQDQRMVKHHQLCRRLHNMCKSMHKLLSNHIHREEVELWILFRENLSIDEQEKIIGRILGRLSAEVLQDVIPWLMASLTAEEQHAMMSLWRMATKYTMFDDWLGEWSEGYNIAKVAEESSISPSCTADPLEIISTYLSKEVLDKQKRGTLEKSSDFPQRDCVDENIEPFRNCNVDDKEKVLNIDQNNHDCSECTKLFTDSDKKTCNEVAGVTDHTDKLGQLFQGPKNSWHCKHLFTMSQEDLEAAIRRVSRDSSLDLQKKSYIIQNLLMSRWIVGQQISHSVSSNGEDIPGHLPSYQDPLKLTFGCKHYKRNCKLFAACCNQLYTCRHCHDEVADHSIDRKSITKMMCMKCLKIQPIGPKCSTVSCDNFSLARYFCKICKLFDDEREIYHCPYCNLCRLGKGLGIDFFHCMNCNACMSRSLSAHICREKCFEDNCPICHEYIFTSSSPVKALPCGHLMHSTCFQDYTCSHYTCPICSKSLGDMQVYFRMLDALLAEHKIPDEYAGKIQVILCNDCEKKGPTPFHWLYHKCSYCGSYNTRLL; encoded by the exons ATGGAAGCCGACGATGACGATGACGTTTTCCCAGTGGTGGAGCCTCTGGCTGGTGTTTCGCTCTCCGACGCGCCCATTCTCTTGTTCGTTTGCTTCCACAAGGCTCTGCGCTCGGAGCTCGCCTATCTCCGTCGCGCTGCGGCGGAGGCTTCTGAGGAGGCGGAGAGCGAGTCCCACGGCCGCGAGCTGGTACTCGAGATCCTGCGGAGGTTCGAGTTTCTGAAGCTTGTGTATAAGTACCACAGCGCTACGGAAGATGAG gtTATCTTTCTTGCACTTGACGTACATGTTAAAAATGTGGCATGCACATATTCACTGGAACATGAAAGCATTGATGACCTCTTCGATTCCATTTTTCATTGTTTAGAAGTTCtattggaggaaaaaaaaaaatatatttccaaGGCTTTTCAAGAACTCATTTGTTCCATCAGCACCATTCAGACCTCAATTTGCCAGCATATGCTGAAAGAAGAAGAGCAG GTTTTTCCATTGCTGATGCAGAAATTCTCTTCCGAAGAACAGGGTTCACTTGTGTGGCAGTTCATATGTAGTGTTCCAGTAATGCTGATAGAAGAATTTTTTCCATGGATGATCTCCTTTCTTTCTCCAGAGGAACAAGTGGATGTTACTCATTGTATAAAAGAAATTGTACCCAGAGAAAAATCATTGCAAGAG GTGGTGGTTTCTTGGCTTGGAAACAATAATCAACTCTCCTCTGGTACCTACACTAGGACTGGAAAAGGTGTAAAATGTCCTGATGGATCTGCAGATATGAGAAGGATACTCAAATTGCATTCATCTAGAAGTTCATTTTGTGAAAATTGGAATTGGATAAAAGCATGTTGTATCCAAAAAGATCTCGGAAACAATCCGATTGATTGTCTTAATCTTTGGCATGGTGCCATCATGAAAGATTTTCAAGAAATTCTGGAAGAGCTATACCAATTAAGAAGCTCAAGCAGTTTTTCAAATCTACATTCAATAACCATCCAGCTTAAATTCCTTGCTGATATCCTTAGCTTCTACAG CAATGCcttgaagaaatatttttacCCAGTGTTAAATCAACTTGGCAATGGCTGCCTGTCTACCTCCAATGAAGAATTCCCCTGGGGAAGTCAAATTGAAGGTCTACAACTGCTGCTACAATACAATGCTCAAAATGGTATAACTTTGTGCAAGTTTCTGGAGAAGCTTTCAACGGAACTTGAGTCTTTTGTGTTGGGAGTTAGAAAACAGTTTGCCTTTCAAGAATTGGAG GTCCTTCCAATTATTAGCAAGAAATGCTGCCATGAAATGCAACAGCGACTTCTGTACATGAGCCTTAATACAATGCCACTTGGGTTGCTAAAGTCTGCGATTACTTGGTTTTCAGTTCATTTATCTGAGAATGAATCCAGGTCCATTCTTCGCAGCATAAAGCAGGGAGATTCTTTTGTAAATAAATCTTTTGCATCCCTCTTACAGAAGTGGTTTCAACTTGGTTATTCAGGAAAGACCTCTGTTGAAAAATTCAGAGAGGATTTGCAGAACATTTTCAAGAGCAGATGCTCTTTTCTATCTGACCAAATCAAGGACGCTTCTGGATCTTCTTCCTTACACTCAGATATGCAACTTCCTGAAGGATCTAACCCTAGGCCAACTGAGGGCAAGAACtgtttttcttcatcttctagcCCCCACACTGCTAAGAAGTATGAGACCTTGTACTCCAGTGCAATCAATTTGCACATATTTTCCCCCAGAACAATAAAGATGGTGCATCCTTTTCCTAAGTTTCCTGGTGATAAGAGTTGTTCTAGTTCCATTATCAATGAACCAAAACCAGTGGACctcatctttttcttccacAAAGCTCTCAAGAAAGATTTGGAGTACCTTGTCTTTGGCTCAGCTCAGTTGGCTGACAATGTAGGCCTCCTCATGGATTTCCGTCGGCGATTCCATCTCATACGTTTTCTATTTCAGATCCATAGTGATGCAGAGGATGAGGTTGCTTTTCCAGCTTTGGAGGCAAAGGGGAAAGTCCCAAACATTAGCCACTCCTACACCATTGATCACAAACTGGAAGTTGAACACTTCAGTAGAATTTCACTTATTTTAGACAAGATGTACGAATTGCAAGTTTCAGTTTCTAGTGTTGATTCAAATACACAGGATCAGAGAATGGTGAAGCATCATCAGCTGTGTAGGAGGCTGCATAACATGTGCAAATCAATGCATAAATTACTCTCAAACCATATTCACCGCGAAGAAGTTGAACTTTGGATCTTATTTAGAgaaaacctctccattgatgagcAAGAAAAGATCATAGGACGCATTCTTGGAAGATTAAGTGCGGAAGTATTGCAAGATGTGATACCCTGGCTGATGGCATCTTTAACAGCTGAAGAACAGCATGCTATGATGTCCTTATGGCGCATGGCTACAAAATATACAATGTTTGATGATTGGTTAGGAGAATGGTCGGAAGGATATAATATAGCAAAGGTGGCAGAGGAATCAAGTATCTCCCCTTCATGCACTGCAGATCCACTAGAGATTATTTCAACATATCTGTCTAAAGAAGTTCTTGacaaacaaaaaagaggaaCGCTTGAAAAAAGCAGTGATTTTCCTCAAAGAGATTGTGTTGATGAAAATATTGAGCCATTTAGAAACTGCAATGTGGATGATAAAGAAAAGGTCCTCAATATAGATCAAAATAACCACGACTGTTCAGAATGTACTAAACTTTTTACTGACAGTGACAAGAAGACATGCAATGAAGTAGCAGGTGTCACAGATCATACGGATAAATTGGGTCAATTATTTCAAGGACCTAAGAATTCTTGGCACTGCAAACACCTTTTTACAATgagtcaagaagatctagagGCCGCAATAAGAAGAGTATCCCGTGATTCTTCCTTGGATCTGCagaaaaaatcatatataatcCAGAATCTGCTAATGAG CCGTTGGATTGTTGGACAACAGATATCCCATTCAGTCTCAAGTAATGGGGAAGATATTCCTGGTCACCTTCCATCTTATCAGGACCCTCTCAAACTAACCTTTGGTTGCAAACACTACAAGAGGAACTGTAAGCTTTTCGCTGCCTGTTGCAACCAGCTCTATACATGCAGACATTGCCATGATGAGGTGGCTGACCATTCTATAGATAG GAAATCTATTACAAAGATGATGTGCATGAAGTGCTTGAAAATTCAGCCGATTGGGCCGAAATGCTCCACTGTTTCCTGTGATAATTTTTCCTTGGCAAGATATTTTTGCAAGATCTGCAAGTTATTTGATGATGAAAG AGAAATCTATCACTGCCCTTACTGTAACCTGTGCCGACTTGGGAAGGGATTGGGCATTGACTTCTTCCACTGCATGAATTGCAATGCTTGTATGTCACGTTCTCTTTCAGCTCACATATGCAGGGAGAAATGTTTTGAGGATAACTGCCCTATATGCCATGAATACATCTTCACATCCAGCTCTCCAGTTAAGGCCCTTCCATGTGGTCATTTAATGCACTCAACATGTTTTCAG GACTATACCTGTAGTCACTATACGTGCCCAATCTGTAGCAAGTCACTTGGAGACATGCAG